A single region of the Winslowiella toletana genome encodes:
- the ghoS gene encoding type V toxin-antitoxin system endoribonuclease antitoxin GhoS encodes MSSSLTRYVVTFRYQEKGLTDLNKLTSTLTGAGFSLTHHDDNGVPHELGTNSFGFVSALEQQEISEMAAGLGEVALGQRPEVEVQSWETYQQQQP; translated from the coding sequence ATGAGCTCATCATTAACCCGCTATGTAGTGACCTTTCGTTACCAGGAAAAAGGTCTGACTGACCTGAATAAACTCACCAGCACCCTGACCGGTGCGGGCTTTTCACTGACGCATCACGATGACAACGGCGTTCCACATGAGCTGGGCACCAACAGCTTTGGTTTTGTCAGTGCGCTTGAACAGCAGGAAATTAGCGAAATGGCGGCCGGCTTAGGCGAAGTGGCGCTCGGCCAGCGGCCGGAAGTTGAAGTGCAAAGCTGGGAGACTTATCAGCAACAACAGCCTTAA
- the hxpB gene encoding hexitol phosphatase HxpB, whose product MSCSRPVLAAIFDMDGLLIDSEPLWERAELDIFATLGGDVSRRNELPDTVGLRIDQVVRMWYETCPWNGPDQAEVAQRVIARALTLVEQQRPLLPGVEHALQLCRDNGLKIGLASASPLFMLERVLELFNLRDYFDVIASAESLPWSKPHPQVYHDAAAKLGIDPLNCVTLEDSLNGMIATKAARMRSIVIPASAAREDPRWSLADVQLASLEQLSLQHLIG is encoded by the coding sequence ATGTCCTGTAGCCGACCTGTGCTTGCTGCAATATTCGATATGGATGGTTTACTGATTGATTCGGAGCCGCTGTGGGAACGCGCCGAACTGGATATCTTTGCCACGCTGGGCGGTGACGTATCGCGGCGCAATGAACTGCCGGATACCGTTGGATTGCGTATCGATCAGGTGGTGCGCATGTGGTACGAGACCTGTCCGTGGAACGGCCCGGACCAGGCAGAAGTGGCGCAGCGCGTGATTGCGCGCGCCCTGACGCTGGTTGAACAGCAGCGTCCATTGCTACCCGGCGTTGAGCATGCACTGCAGCTGTGCCGTGATAATGGCCTGAAGATCGGCCTGGCTTCGGCCTCACCCCTGTTTATGCTGGAGCGGGTACTGGAATTATTTAACCTGCGTGACTACTTTGACGTCATTGCATCGGCCGAATCACTGCCGTGGAGCAAGCCTCATCCGCAGGTTTATCACGATGCGGCGGCAAAACTGGGCATCGATCCATTGAACTGCGTGACGCTGGAAGATTCGCTCAACGGGATGATAGCCACCAAAGCGGCGCGTATGCGTTCAATCGTGATCCCGGCCAGCGCGGCGCGCGAGGATCCCCGCTGGTCGCTGGCAGATGTGCAACTCGCTTCGCTTGAACAATTAAGCTTACAACATCTTATCGGATAA
- the kduI gene encoding 5-dehydro-4-deoxy-D-glucuronate isomerase → MHVRQSIHRDHARQLDTAGLRGEFLIETIFAVDNYTMTYSHTDRIIIGGVMPQSRSVTIGSEVGKQLGVSYFLERRELGVINIGGAGIIEVDGKCWEIDHQQALYVGMGAQSVVFSSVDAAKPAKFYYNSAPAHHRYPDKKITLDEAATTTLGDAATSNRRTINKYLVPEVLPTCQLTMGLTQLEEGSLWNTMPCHTHERRMEVYFYFDMDEETAVFHMLGQPQETRHLLVHNEQAVISPSWSIHAGVGTKRYTFIWGMVGENQVFDDMDHVKVSELR, encoded by the coding sequence ATGCACGTTCGTCAAAGCATTCACCGCGACCACGCCAGACAACTCGATACCGCCGGACTGCGCGGAGAGTTTCTTATTGAAACTATTTTTGCTGTCGATAACTACACCATGACCTACAGCCACACCGACCGCATAATTATCGGCGGCGTGATGCCGCAAAGCCGAAGCGTCACCATTGGCAGTGAAGTGGGTAAACAGCTGGGCGTCAGTTACTTTCTTGAGCGTCGTGAACTGGGCGTCATTAATATTGGCGGTGCGGGCATCATTGAAGTGGATGGTAAATGCTGGGAGATTGACCATCAGCAGGCGCTGTATGTCGGTATGGGCGCACAATCAGTGGTTTTCAGCAGTGTTGATGCGGCAAAACCGGCCAAATTCTATTACAACAGCGCACCTGCTCACCACCGCTATCCTGACAAAAAAATTACCCTCGACGAAGCCGCCACTACCACGCTCGGTGATGCTGCGACCAGTAACCGCCGCACCATCAATAAATATCTCGTCCCGGAGGTGTTGCCCACCTGCCAACTGACAATGGGCCTGACACAGCTGGAAGAAGGCAGCCTGTGGAACACCATGCCCTGTCATACCCATGAGCGCCGGATGGAAGTCTACTTCTACTTTGATATGGATGAAGAGACCGCGGTGTTCCATATGCTCGGCCAGCCGCAGGAAACCCGTCATTTATTGGTGCATAACGAACAGGCGGTTATCTCCCCAAGCTGGTCGATTCATGCCGGGGTCGGCACCAAACGTTACACCTTTATCTGGGGCATGGTCGGTGAGAATCAGGTGTTTGACGATATGGACCACGTCAAAGTCAGCGAATTGCGCTAA
- a CDS encoding ABC transporter substrate-binding protein — protein sequence MQRAIKFATLASLLALSSHALATTYPLTLTDSDGQKVTLKQEPKRLVVQDGRDIMTLALLDRDNPFERVVAWNNLLKKSDGATWELMADKWPESKKIIDMGFSDKGEVNLESVIVQRPDLMIAQLRSKPSLTQTGVLDKMKQLGIPVLFIDTFQKPVENAPKSITLLGEALNREAEAKQYTDFYQQHYQAILDKVRDVEPKPLVFIEAKAGLGGLESCCFTHSHVGWGALVEAVGAKNIGSELLPGATGDISLEKVIAMKPDAYIVSGSQWASKNNAAVPFGYGVTQQQVDAAFEKMKQRPGFAQLQPIKQDRFYGLYHNFYNHPYNIVGLEYLAKFIYPQQFSSLDPANTWHEILTRFTTVPEGKGVLGSQAPKN from the coding sequence GTGCAACGCGCAATCAAATTTGCCACGCTGGCCTCACTGCTGGCGCTCTCTTCCCATGCTCTGGCGACGACCTATCCGCTTACGCTGACTGACTCAGACGGGCAAAAAGTGACGCTGAAACAGGAGCCAAAACGGCTGGTTGTTCAGGATGGTCGCGATATCATGACGCTGGCGTTACTGGATCGTGATAATCCGTTTGAGCGCGTGGTCGCCTGGAATAACCTGCTGAAGAAGAGTGACGGTGCCACCTGGGAACTGATGGCTGATAAGTGGCCTGAGTCGAAAAAAATCATCGATATGGGCTTTAGTGATAAAGGTGAAGTAAACCTGGAGAGCGTGATTGTTCAGCGTCCCGATCTGATGATTGCGCAGCTGCGTTCTAAACCGTCACTGACGCAGACCGGCGTGCTGGATAAAATGAAGCAGCTGGGGATTCCGGTGCTGTTTATCGACACCTTCCAGAAGCCGGTGGAGAATGCACCAAAAAGCATCACGCTGCTGGGCGAGGCGTTGAATCGTGAAGCAGAAGCCAAACAGTACACCGATTTCTATCAGCAGCATTATCAGGCAATTCTCGATAAGGTGCGTGATGTCGAGCCAAAGCCGCTGGTATTTATTGAAGCCAAAGCCGGGCTGGGTGGACTGGAATCCTGCTGCTTTACCCACTCGCACGTCGGCTGGGGAGCATTGGTAGAGGCGGTGGGGGCGAAGAACATTGGTTCCGAGCTGCTGCCTGGCGCAACCGGCGATATCTCACTGGAAAAAGTGATCGCCATGAAGCCGGATGCTTATATCGTTTCCGGTTCACAGTGGGCGAGTAAAAATAACGCGGCGGTGCCATTTGGTTATGGCGTTACGCAGCAGCAGGTTGATGCCGCATTTGAAAAAATGAAGCAGCGTCCTGGTTTTGCTCAGCTTCAGCCGATCAAACAGGATCGCTTCTACGGCCTGTATCACAACTTCTATAACCATCCGTATAACATCGTCGGTCTGGAGTATCTGGCGAAGTTTATCTATCCGCAGCAGTTCAGCAGCCTTGACCCGGCAAATACCTGGCATGAGATTCTGACTCGCTTTACCACGGTGCCGGAAGGTAAGGGCGTATTAGGTTCGCAAGCGCCGAAAAACTAA
- a CDS encoding DUF481 domain-containing protein → MKALKNLSAILLLSGAFCHQAMADNNVFTSMDDPSTAKKPFEGSASAGYLASTGNTTSSALSASTNMTWFQTRTAWSLWGNAANNSSNDERSSETYQVGGRSRYNMTDYDYLFGQASWLSDRFNGYDGRSIFAAGYGRQILNGPVHSLRIEAGPGVRYDEYHGGGHDTQALAYGALSYNWQLTDSTKFIQGVSVLGSDDTTVNSETGLQVAINDHFSLKLAYNVTWNQNPPASAPDKTDTRTSIQLSYAM, encoded by the coding sequence ATGAAAGCGCTTAAAAATTTATCTGCAATTCTCTTGCTCTCCGGAGCTTTCTGCCACCAGGCCATGGCTGATAATAACGTCTTTACTTCAATGGACGATCCCTCTACTGCAAAAAAACCGTTTGAGGGCAGTGCATCGGCGGGTTACCTGGCTTCAACCGGCAACACCACCAGTTCTGCACTGTCTGCTTCCACCAATATGACCTGGTTTCAGACCAGAACCGCGTGGAGTCTCTGGGGCAATGCGGCAAATAACTCTTCCAATGATGAGCGCTCCTCTGAGACCTATCAGGTGGGTGGTCGTTCACGTTATAACATGACCGACTATGACTACCTGTTCGGCCAGGCCAGCTGGTTAAGCGACCGGTTCAATGGCTACGACGGTCGTTCTATTTTCGCGGCCGGTTACGGTCGCCAGATCCTTAACGGCCCGGTACACTCTCTGCGTATTGAAGCCGGTCCGGGTGTGCGTTACGACGAATATCATGGTGGCGGTCACGATACTCAGGCACTGGCTTACGGCGCACTGAGCTATAACTGGCAGCTGACTGACAGCACCAAATTTATTCAGGGTGTGTCCGTGCTGGGTAGCGACGATACCACGGTGAACTCCGAAACCGGTTTACAGGTGGCGATCAACGATCACTTCTCACTGAAACTGGCTTACAACGTGACCTGGAACCAGAATCCACCGGCATCTGCACCGGATAAAACTGACACCAGAACCTCAATTCAGCTTTCCTACGCGATGTAA
- a CDS encoding YniB family protein has translation MTYQQAGRVAILKRIVGWIVFIPALLSTLISLLSFMFKHSEKQPGIDAVMLDFVHVMIDMIRFNTTFLNFFWENSPVPNFNGGTNLSFWGIYILIFVGLALQASGARMWRQSRHLKEGIEDQLILENAKGSEGRSRQQLEEKIVVPRHTIFLQIFPLYILPIIIAVAGYFILSLLGFIH, from the coding sequence ATGACTTATCAACAAGCTGGCAGAGTCGCCATCCTCAAGCGCATTGTCGGCTGGATTGTCTTTATCCCGGCATTACTTTCAACCCTGATTTCACTGCTGAGCTTTATGTTTAAGCACAGTGAAAAACAGCCGGGGATTGATGCGGTCATGCTTGATTTTGTTCATGTGATGATCGATATGATTCGCTTTAATACGACGTTTCTCAATTTTTTCTGGGAAAACTCGCCGGTGCCGAACTTCAACGGTGGCACCAATTTGAGCTTCTGGGGGATTTATATCCTGATTTTCGTCGGTCTGGCGTTACAGGCCTCCGGAGCACGGATGTGGCGGCAGTCACGTCACCTTAAAGAAGGTATAGAGGATCAGCTGATTCTGGAAAATGCCAAAGGCAGCGAAGGACGCAGTCGTCAGCAGTTGGAAGAGAAGATTGTGGTGCCGCGCCACACCATCTTTTTGCAGATTTTCCCGCTGTATATCCTGCCGATAATTATCGCCGTCGCGGGTTATTTCATCCTGTCACTGTTAGGCTTTATTCATTAA
- the araC gene encoding arabinose operon transcriptional regulator AraC — protein MEFDVSDMVNYSPLMKSFTFNAYLVAGFTPISCGSRLDYYINRPKGMKGYIINLTLKGRGRVKAGDHYLHCEENQMLLFPPGVAHHYGREQHSACWDHLWIYFLPRPYWLDWLRWDVSDGGIWRMTLQNAAGVESMRSLFSEVIHHHSVTDAFSEAMAMNALERIILSCFQAQPLSNRNAVDPRINSLCQFINDHIAEDLKIEQLAKQIFLSPSRVAHLFKSEMHQTIFAWREKQRVIRARSLLQTTHLSVSQIAQAVGYDDPLYFSRIFRHHCGVSPREYKKTFEKMNSF, from the coding sequence GTGGAATTTGATGTCAGTGACATGGTGAATTATTCACCATTAATGAAAAGTTTTACCTTCAATGCTTATCTGGTCGCCGGTTTTACCCCCATCTCCTGTGGCAGTCGGCTCGATTACTACATTAACCGGCCAAAAGGGATGAAAGGCTATATCATCAACCTGACGCTAAAAGGTCGCGGTCGGGTAAAAGCCGGCGACCACTACCTGCACTGCGAAGAAAATCAGATGTTGTTATTTCCACCCGGCGTCGCGCATCACTATGGACGTGAGCAACACAGCGCATGCTGGGATCATTTGTGGATCTATTTTCTGCCCCGACCCTACTGGCTCGACTGGCTACGCTGGGATGTCAGTGACGGCGGTATCTGGCGAATGACGCTGCAAAACGCCGCTGGCGTTGAGTCGATGAGATCACTGTTTTCTGAAGTTATTCATCATCATTCGGTGACCGATGCCTTTTCCGAGGCGATGGCGATGAACGCGCTGGAGCGCATCATTTTGTCCTGCTTCCAGGCACAGCCACTCAGCAATCGCAATGCCGTCGACCCACGAATTAATTCACTTTGTCAGTTTATTAACGATCATATTGCTGAAGATCTGAAAATTGAGCAGCTGGCAAAGCAGATATTTCTTTCGCCGTCGCGCGTCGCGCATCTGTTCAAAAGTGAAATGCATCAGACTATTTTTGCCTGGCGCGAAAAACAGCGGGTGATCCGCGCACGCAGCCTGTTGCAGACCACCCATCTTTCAGTCAGCCAGATTGCACAAGCGGTTGGCTACGACGACCCGCTCTATTTTTCGCGTATATTCCGTCATCACTGTGGCGTCAGCCCGCGCGAGTATAAAAAGACCTTTGAAAAAATGAACAGCTTTTAA
- a CDS encoding fructosamine kinase family protein yields MWSAISRLLSEQLGNAEIHQRTELPGGDVHPAWHIRYGEYDVFVKCNQREMLALFTWEADQLELLARSQTVRVPKVYGVGSDRDYSFLLLEYLPVKPLDAHSAYQLGQQLARLHQWSEQPQFGLDFDNNLTTSPQPNSWLRRWSVFFAEQRIGWQLQLAAEKGIQYGDTELIVACVQQALAAHHPQPSLLHGDLWPANCAGSSSGPWIFDPACYWGDRECDLAMLPWFDELPPQIYDGYQSVWPLPHGFIQRQPIYQLYYLLNRANVFGGSWLGEAQRAVGALLDQDELGDKQAKPA; encoded by the coding sequence ATGTGGTCAGCCATTAGTCGTCTGTTGAGTGAGCAGTTAGGCAACGCCGAAATCCACCAGCGCACCGAGCTTCCCGGCGGTGACGTTCATCCTGCCTGGCATATTCGTTACGGCGAATATGACGTATTCGTCAAATGTAATCAGCGCGAGATGCTGGCGCTGTTTACCTGGGAAGCCGACCAGTTGGAGTTGCTGGCGCGCAGCCAGACGGTGCGGGTGCCAAAAGTGTATGGCGTCGGCAGCGACCGTGACTACAGCTTTTTACTGCTGGAATACCTGCCCGTTAAGCCGCTTGATGCCCACAGTGCCTATCAGCTCGGTCAGCAGCTGGCGCGGCTGCATCAGTGGAGTGAGCAACCTCAGTTCGGCCTCGATTTTGACAACAATCTTACCACCTCCCCGCAGCCCAACAGTTGGTTACGCCGCTGGTCGGTATTTTTTGCTGAGCAGCGTATTGGCTGGCAGCTGCAACTGGCAGCGGAGAAAGGCATTCAGTATGGCGATACGGAACTGATTGTCGCCTGCGTGCAACAGGCACTGGCCGCGCATCATCCGCAGCCTTCCCTGCTGCATGGCGATCTCTGGCCGGCTAATTGCGCTGGCAGCAGCAGCGGCCCGTGGATATTCGATCCTGCCTGCTACTGGGGCGATCGCGAATGCGATCTGGCGATGCTGCCGTGGTTCGATGAGCTACCGCCGCAAATCTACGATGGCTATCAGTCAGTATGGCCATTGCCGCACGGCTTTATTCAGCGGCAGCCGATTTATCAACTCTACTATCTGCTGAATCGCGCTAACGTGTTCGGTGGCAGCTGGCTGGGTGAGGCGCAACGCGCTGTGGGCGCCCTGCTCGATCAGGATGAACTGGGAGATAAACAGGCAAAACCGGCCTGA
- the kduD gene encoding 2-dehydro-3-deoxy-D-gluconate 5-dehydrogenase KduD: MILNAFNLEGKVALVTGCNTGLGQGMAVGLAEAGCDIIGVNRSVPDETQARVEATGRRFCSIEADLTNSATVPQVVEQAIAAFGRIDILINNAGIIRRADALEFSEQDWDDVMNINSKTLFFLSQSVARQFIKQGNGGKIINIASMLSFQGGIRVPSYTASKSAVMGLTKLMANEWAPHHINVNAIAPGYMATNNTEQIRNDEGRNQEILGRIPAARWGKPEDMMGPVVFLASSASDYVNGYTLAVDGGWLAR; this comes from the coding sequence ATGATCCTTAATGCATTTAATCTGGAAGGCAAAGTGGCGCTGGTCACCGGCTGTAACACCGGTTTAGGTCAGGGAATGGCCGTCGGCCTTGCCGAAGCGGGCTGCGATATTATTGGCGTTAATCGTAGCGTTCCGGATGAAACCCAGGCCCGTGTGGAAGCCACTGGCCGCCGTTTCTGTAGTATTGAAGCCGATCTGACCAACAGCGCCACGGTGCCACAGGTGGTTGAACAGGCCATCGCCGCATTCGGTCGTATTGATATTCTGATTAATAATGCCGGTATTATTCGCCGCGCGGACGCACTGGAATTTAGCGAGCAGGACTGGGACGATGTGATGAACATTAACAGTAAGACCCTGTTCTTTCTGTCGCAGTCGGTCGCTCGTCAGTTTATTAAACAGGGCAACGGCGGCAAGATCATTAATATCGCCTCGATGCTCTCCTTCCAGGGCGGCATCCGCGTTCCTTCTTATACGGCGTCAAAAAGCGCCGTAATGGGCTTAACCAAATTGATGGCCAATGAATGGGCACCGCATCATATTAATGTCAATGCCATTGCGCCCGGCTATATGGCGACCAATAACACCGAACAGATCCGTAATGACGAAGGACGTAACCAGGAAATTCTTGGCCGTATTCCGGCTGCTCGCTGGGGAAAGCCAGAGGATATGATGGGGCCGGTGGTGTTCCTTGCGTCATCAGCCTCAGACTATGTTAACGGCTATACGCTGGCGGTGGATGGCGGCTGGCTGGCACGTTAA
- a CDS encoding L-cystine transporter produces MNLPLILNIVVFLALIVLLARTGRTNWSLSKKVLAGLVLGVLFGLGLQLIYGENSAVVKESISWFNIVGNGYVQLLQMIVMPLVFASILSAVARLHNASSLGKISVLTIGVLLFTTAIAALVGVFVTQLFGLTAEGLVQGTQESARLVAIQSNYAGKVADLTVPQLLLSFVPKNPFADLAGASPTSIISVVIFAAFLGVAALQLLKDDQVKGQRVLAAIDTLQSWVMKLVRLIMKLTPYGVLALMTKVVAGSNLQDIVKLGGFVVASYLGLAIMFAVHALLLSVNGINPMRFFRKVWPVITFAFTSRSSAASIPLSIETQTRRLGVPESIASFSASFGATIGQNGCAGLYPAMLAVMVAPTMGINPLDPLWIATLVGIVTLSSAGVAGVGGGATFAALIVLPTMGLPVTLVALLISIEPLIDMGRTALNVNGSMTAGSLTSRWLKLTDKKVLNSDEHAELIHK; encoded by the coding sequence ATGAATCTACCGCTGATTCTGAATATCGTGGTTTTTCTCGCGCTGATCGTGCTGCTGGCACGCACCGGCCGCACAAACTGGAGTCTGTCGAAAAAAGTTCTCGCCGGCCTGGTGCTTGGCGTACTGTTCGGCCTTGGCCTGCAACTGATCTATGGCGAAAACTCCGCCGTGGTGAAGGAGTCGATTAGCTGGTTTAATATCGTTGGTAATGGTTATGTGCAGCTGCTGCAAATGATCGTGATGCCGCTGGTCTTCGCTTCGATTCTCAGCGCGGTAGCCCGCCTGCATAACGCTTCGTCACTGGGTAAAATTAGCGTTCTGACCATTGGGGTGCTGCTGTTTACCACCGCGATCGCCGCGCTGGTTGGCGTGTTTGTCACTCAGCTGTTTGGCCTGACGGCAGAAGGCCTGGTGCAAGGCACTCAGGAAAGCGCGCGCCTGGTGGCAATTCAGAGCAACTATGCCGGTAAGGTTGCTGATTTAACCGTGCCACAGCTGCTGCTCTCTTTTGTCCCGAAGAATCCGTTTGCCGATCTGGCTGGTGCCAGCCCGACCTCGATTATCAGCGTGGTGATATTTGCTGCCTTCCTCGGCGTGGCGGCACTGCAGCTGTTAAAAGACGACCAGGTTAAAGGACAGCGCGTGCTGGCCGCTATCGACACTCTGCAATCCTGGGTGATGAAGCTGGTGCGCCTGATTATGAAACTGACGCCTTACGGCGTGCTGGCACTGATGACCAAAGTCGTCGCCGGCTCTAACCTGCAGGACATCGTTAAGCTCGGTGGCTTTGTGGTGGCGTCATACCTCGGCCTGGCGATTATGTTTGCAGTACACGCCCTGCTGCTGTCGGTAAACGGCATCAATCCAATGCGCTTCTTCCGTAAAGTATGGCCGGTGATCACCTTTGCCTTTACCAGCCGCTCCAGCGCCGCCAGTATTCCGCTGAGCATTGAGACGCAAACGCGTCGTCTTGGCGTACCTGAGTCCATTGCCAGCTTCTCTGCATCTTTCGGTGCCACTATTGGTCAGAACGGCTGCGCTGGCCTGTATCCGGCGATGCTGGCGGTGATGGTTGCACCCACCATGGGAATTAACCCGCTCGACCCGCTGTGGATTGCCACGCTGGTGGGCATCGTGACGCTCAGCTCTGCCGGTGTCGCGGGCGTCGGTGGCGGTGCCACCTTTGCCGCACTGATTGTGCTGCCAACCATGGGCCTGCCGGTTACCCTGGTTGCGCTGCTGATTTCAATCGAACCGCTCATTGATATGGGCCGTACGGCGCTTAACGTTAATGGTTCTATGACTGCCGGCTCGCTGACCAGTCGCTGGCTGAAACTGACCGATAAAAAGGTGCTGAACAGCGACGAGCACGCTGAACTCATCCACAAGTAA
- a CDS encoding metal-dependent hydrolase — MTAEGHIIFAIASAIFAKRAELTPVLASADWWHLIPAALLTCLLPDIDHPKSLLGQRLKWIAVPISRAFGHRGFTHSLLAVLGGLALFQINVPADWPVPADVLQGMVLGYLSHIIADMLTPAGVPLLWPCRWRFRLPLLNSQKGNQLERALCLALVGYAIWFSPEQPYLGTHGWPAQIINSVQDGINRITNKQLAQ; from the coding sequence ATGACGGCCGAAGGCCATATTATTTTTGCCATCGCCAGCGCAATTTTCGCCAAGCGCGCCGAGCTGACGCCGGTGCTGGCCAGCGCTGACTGGTGGCATCTGATTCCGGCTGCGTTGCTGACCTGTCTGTTACCGGATATCGATCATCCAAAATCACTGCTTGGCCAACGGCTGAAATGGATCGCGGTGCCGATATCCCGCGCCTTCGGCCATCGTGGATTTACCCACAGCCTGCTGGCGGTGCTGGGTGGGCTGGCGCTGTTTCAGATTAATGTGCCCGCCGACTGGCCGGTACCCGCCGACGTATTACAGGGCATGGTGCTCGGCTACCTCAGCCATATTATTGCCGATATGCTGACGCCCGCCGGTGTGCCGCTATTATGGCCTTGCCGCTGGCGCTTTCGCCTGCCGCTGCTTAACAGCCAGAAAGGCAATCAGCTTGAACGTGCACTCTGCCTGGCACTGGTCGGCTACGCCATCTGGTTTTCGCCGGAACAGCCTTATTTAGGCACCCATGGCTGGCCCGCGCAGATAATTAATTCCGTGCAAGATGGCATCAATCGAATAACCAATAAACAGTTAGCACAATAA
- a CDS encoding DUF6216 family protein: protein MWRKAGSAYSIINRIWFLIVGGRKYHDPEIEAFYQYSSDIEKFNVNFNMAADSTGHIIKFKQWTLKYGVAVRMLSSIRGYFDIERLKIRKGSVKLILLALLLCAAFTLAAVIPAIIASQNAALLKLKPDEPWIWLSDDHATKFLKSSQRDRWKISAEQCARDDGDQRQLMTATALSADSIRSICQAFSSKKDRQYINETIASQKVFWWFSALFLFMAWVFYREGIKLGRIFDGRKMLLTKYRHYRKQHRKTVLNTR from the coding sequence ATCTGGCGCAAGGCTGGGTCAGCCTACAGCATTATTAACCGCATCTGGTTTTTAATCGTCGGCGGCAGGAAGTATCACGATCCGGAGATAGAAGCCTTTTATCAGTACTCTTCCGACATCGAAAAATTTAACGTCAACTTCAATATGGCGGCCGACAGTACCGGGCATATTATCAAATTCAAACAGTGGACGCTGAAATACGGTGTGGCAGTGAGAATGCTGTCATCGATTCGCGGCTATTTTGATATTGAACGACTGAAAATCCGCAAAGGTTCGGTGAAGCTGATTCTGCTGGCTCTATTGTTATGTGCAGCTTTTACGCTGGCGGCGGTGATTCCGGCGATTATCGCCTCGCAAAATGCGGCACTGCTGAAGCTTAAACCTGACGAGCCGTGGATATGGCTGTCTGACGATCATGCCACTAAATTTCTTAAATCCAGCCAGCGCGATCGCTGGAAAATCAGTGCTGAGCAGTGCGCGCGCGATGACGGCGATCAACGGCAGCTAATGACGGCAACCGCGCTGTCAGCAGACAGTATCCGCTCAATATGCCAGGCTTTCAGCAGCAAAAAGGATCGGCAATATATCAATGAAACCATCGCCAGTCAGAAAGTATTCTGGTGGTTTAGCGCGCTGTTTTTATTTATGGCATGGGTTTTTTATCGTGAAGGAATAAAATTAGGCCGCATTTTTGATGGCCGAAAAATGCTGTTAACAAAGTATCGCCACTACCGTAAACAGCACCGAAAAACCGTTTTAAACACGCGCTGA